The Phyllopteryx taeniolatus isolate TA_2022b chromosome 9, UOR_Ptae_1.2, whole genome shotgun sequence genome contains a region encoding:
- the cav4a gene encoding caveolin-2 yields the protein MDGLKKGEDSEEVEINLGDSSDPEEFDHGEQPQTLWKAPSHPEAEESIHSSSLVDISDTKPLLNVRDPRGINDCLKVTFEDVIAEPVSVRSGDRVWIWSHALFEVSRVWIYRIITVLLAIPISILSGILFAVLSCIHIWMIIPCIKCILLGTRWLQKLWSVVLEVLVRPLLGSAGRCCAGFSLHLAEE from the exons ATGGATGGCCTGAAGAAGGGGGAAGATTCAGAGGAGGTGGAGATTAACCTGGGGGACTCCAGCGACCCTGAGGAGTTTGATCATGGGGAGCAACCACAGACGCTTTGGAAAGCGCCCTCTCACCCGGAAGCAGAAGAAAGTATTCATTCGTCTTCTCTGGTGGATATCAGCGACACCAAACCTCTTCTCAATGTTCGAGACCCTCGAGGGATCAACGACTGCCTCAAG GTGACGTTTGAGGATGTTATTGCCGAGCCGGTGTCAGTGCGGAGCGGGGACCGAGTGTGGATCTGGAGCCACGCTTTGTTTGAAGTCAGCCGAGTTTGGATATACAGGATCATCACGGTGCTTCTGGCCATCCCAATATCCATTCTGTCTGGAATCCTCTTTGCCGTCCTCAGCTGCATACACATATG GATGATTATCCCGTGCATCAAGTGCATTCTTCTGGGAACACGCTGGCTGCAGAAGCTGTGGAGCGTTGTGCTGGAGGTCCTCGTGCGGCCCTTGTTGGGCAGCGCCGGCCGGTGCTGTGCCGGCTTTAGCCTTCACCTGGCTGAGGAATAA
- the LOC133483659 gene encoding uncharacterized protein LOC133483659 isoform X1, protein MPPKREAGATPSPTPVKMLKLNTVPLEAGPMEELAESTYSPFLTTEQEFDGIEGEASPGVRTDTISLLMKIEQLQAQLKYERRCRILAERELREMKEMNTLMVEMRQTAHELRATLDHVLQSGDPMMVPHNSQDESISFLSEHEADIVAVGDGPEDSNNYLYLAENLRVPRSLYEHIGEIADYKKYTSALLMMLFDRETLATHSLQGRRNTMSGEDCPKPQLPPEILRSIIDHVAVKFGVDSSQIKTAIRTKLNNEDKLLKKRMGLVKVENKASLPLPDNASI, encoded by the exons ATGCCACCTAAGAGAGAGGCGGGGGCAACTCCATCCCCGACGCCGGTAAAGATGCTAAAGCTCAACACGGTCCCACTGGAGGCTGGTCCAATGGAGGAGTTGGCCGAGTCCACTTACTCTCCATTTCTCACCACCGAG CAGGAATTTGACGGAATTGAAGGCGAAGCGAGTCCAGGCGTCCGAACCGACACCATCAGCCTGCTAATGAAGATAGAACAGCTGCAGGCCCAACTGAAATATGAACGCAGGTGTCGAATTCTGGCTGAGAGAGAACTGAGGGAGATGAAAG AGATGAACACTCTCATGGTGGAGATGCGACAAACGGCTCACGAACTCCGAGCCACTCTGGATCACGTCCTCCAAAGCGGCGACCCGATGATGGTGCCGCACAACTCCCAAGACGAAAGCATCAGCTTCCTGTCGGAGCACGAGGCTGACATCGTAGCGGTGGGCGACGGGCCAGAG GACAGCAACAACTACCTGTACCTCGCAGAGAACCTCCGCGTTCCCAGGAGTCTTTACGAGCACATCGGCGAAATCGCAGACTACAAGAAGTACACCTCGGCGCTGCTCATGATGCTTTTTGATAGAGAGACGCTGGCCACACACTCGCTGCAGGGCCGCAGGAACACTATGAGTGGGGAGGACTGCCCCAAGCCCCAGCTCCCACCTGAGATCCTCCGGAGTATCATCG ATCACGTGGCGGTCAAGTTTGGCGTGGACAGCAGCCAGATCAAGACAGCCATCCGGACCAAGTTAAACAATGAGGACAAATTGCTGAAGAAGAGAATGGGCTTGGTCAAAGTGGAAAACAAAGCCAGCTTACCTCTGCCCGACAACGCGTCGATATGA
- the LOC133483659 gene encoding uncharacterized protein LOC133483659 isoform X2 has product MPPKREAGATPSPTPVKMLKLNTVPLEAGPMEELAESTYSPFLTTEEFDGIEGEASPGVRTDTISLLMKIEQLQAQLKYERRCRILAERELREMKEMNTLMVEMRQTAHELRATLDHVLQSGDPMMVPHNSQDESISFLSEHEADIVAVGDGPEDSNNYLYLAENLRVPRSLYEHIGEIADYKKYTSALLMMLFDRETLATHSLQGRRNTMSGEDCPKPQLPPEILRSIIDHVAVKFGVDSSQIKTAIRTKLNNEDKLLKKRMGLVKVENKASLPLPDNASI; this is encoded by the exons ATGCCACCTAAGAGAGAGGCGGGGGCAACTCCATCCCCGACGCCGGTAAAGATGCTAAAGCTCAACACGGTCCCACTGGAGGCTGGTCCAATGGAGGAGTTGGCCGAGTCCACTTACTCTCCATTTCTCACCACCGAG GAATTTGACGGAATTGAAGGCGAAGCGAGTCCAGGCGTCCGAACCGACACCATCAGCCTGCTAATGAAGATAGAACAGCTGCAGGCCCAACTGAAATATGAACGCAGGTGTCGAATTCTGGCTGAGAGAGAACTGAGGGAGATGAAAG AGATGAACACTCTCATGGTGGAGATGCGACAAACGGCTCACGAACTCCGAGCCACTCTGGATCACGTCCTCCAAAGCGGCGACCCGATGATGGTGCCGCACAACTCCCAAGACGAAAGCATCAGCTTCCTGTCGGAGCACGAGGCTGACATCGTAGCGGTGGGCGACGGGCCAGAG GACAGCAACAACTACCTGTACCTCGCAGAGAACCTCCGCGTTCCCAGGAGTCTTTACGAGCACATCGGCGAAATCGCAGACTACAAGAAGTACACCTCGGCGCTGCTCATGATGCTTTTTGATAGAGAGACGCTGGCCACACACTCGCTGCAGGGCCGCAGGAACACTATGAGTGGGGAGGACTGCCCCAAGCCCCAGCTCCCACCTGAGATCCTCCGGAGTATCATCG ATCACGTGGCGGTCAAGTTTGGCGTGGACAGCAGCCAGATCAAGACAGCCATCCGGACCAAGTTAAACAATGAGGACAAATTGCTGAAGAAGAGAATGGGCTTGGTCAAAGTGGAAAACAAAGCCAGCTTACCTCTGCCCGACAACGCGTCGATATGA